Proteins from one Gossypium raimondii isolate GPD5lz chromosome 8, ASM2569854v1, whole genome shotgun sequence genomic window:
- the LOC105790349 gene encoding shaggy-related protein kinase theta isoform X2, with product MLCVVSRALLPVALQFLLILVGILAPRGQRLIKNQETVASTSRVPSVARQQNLVVDQLPNEMREMRIRDEKTVSHDDKDPEATVINGNGTETGQIISTTVGGQNGQPKQTMSYMAERVVGTGSFGVVFQAKCLETGEPVAIKKVLQDKRYKNRELQIMRVLDHPNVVRLKHSFFSSTEKDELYLNLVLEYVPETVHRVSKHHSRMNQHMPILYVQLYTYQICRALNYLHHVVGVCHRDIKPQNLLVYPHTHQVKICDFGSAKKLVPGEPNISYICSRYYRAPELIFGVTEYTTAIDMWSVGCVMAELLLGHPLFPGESGVDQLVEIIKILGTPTREEIKCMNPNYTEFKFPQIKAHPWHKLFHKQLPPEAVDLVSRLLQYSPKLRCTALEALAHPFFNDLRVPDLSLPNGRPLPSLFNFTAQELAGASTELRQRLVPEHART from the exons ATGTTATGCGTCGTCTCAAGAGCATTGCTTCCGGTCGCTCTTCAATTTCTTCTGATCCT GGTGGGGATTCTAGCTCCAAGAGGGCAAAGGTTGATCAAGAATCAG GAAACAGTTGCAAGCACATCCAGGGTTCCTTCTGTTGCTAGACAACAAAATCTAGTTGTTGATCAGCTCCCTAATGAAATGCGTGAAATGAGAATTAGAGATGAGAAAACTGTCAGCCATGATGATAAG GATCCTGAGGCTACTGTTATTAATGGAAATGGAACAGAAACAGGTCAGATAATTTCAACTACTGTTGGTGGTCAAAATGGGCAACCAAAACAG ACAATGTCATATATGGCGGAGCGTGTGGTTGGTACAGGTTCATTTGGTGTTGTCTTTCAG GCTAAATGCTTGGAGACAGGTGAACCTGTTGCTATAAAGAAGGTTTTGCAGGATAAAAGATACAAGAATCGGGAACTCCAGATTATGCGTGTACTAGACCATCCTAATGTTGTCCGGCTGAAGCACTCTTTCTTTTCATCCACTGAAAAAGATGAGCTCTATCTTAACCTTGTTCTCGAGTATGTTCCAGAAACTGTACATCGAGTTTCAAAACACCATAGCAGAATGAATCAGCATATGCCCATTCTTTATGTGCAGCTGTATACATATCAG aTTTGCCGTGCTCTAAATTATTTACATCATGTGGTTGGCGTATGTCATCGTGATATTAAGCCACAAAATTTACTG GTATATCCCCACACTCACCAGGTCAAGATATGTGATTTCGGTAGTGCGAAGAAGCTG GTCCCAGGGGAACCCAACATATCATATATATGCTCACGATATTATAGGGCTCCAGAGCTTATATTCGGGGTGACGGAGTATACCACTGCTATTGATATGTGGTCCGTTGGTTGTGTGATGGCTGAGCTTCTGCTTGGACAT CCACTCTTTCCTGgtgaaagtggtgttgatcagCTAGTGGAAATTATTAAG ATATTGGGAACACCGACCAGAGAAGAAATTAAGTGCATGAATCCAAATTACACTGAGTTCAAGTTCCCTCAGATCAAAGCCCATCCGTGGCATAAG TTATTTCACAAGCAATTGCCCCCTGAGGCGGTGGATCTTGTGTCGAGGCTGCTTCAGTACTCACCGAAATTACGTTGCACTGCT TTGGAGGCATTAGCACACCCCTTCTTCAATGATTTGAGAGTCCCCGATTTGAGCTTGCCTAACGGGCGACCCCTACCTTCCCTATTCAATTTCACAGCTCAAG AACTGGCCGGTGCATCTACCGAACTACGCCAACGTCTTGTCCCTGAACATGCAAGGACATAA
- the LOC105790349 gene encoding shaggy-related protein kinase theta isoform X1: MNVMRRLKSIASGRSSISSDPGGDSSSKRAKVDQESGRSRRESNLVESSTSSREHNMASTSQETVASTSRVPSVARQQNLVVDQLPNEMREMRIRDEKTVSHDDKDPEATVINGNGTETGQIISTTVGGQNGQPKQTMSYMAERVVGTGSFGVVFQAKCLETGEPVAIKKVLQDKRYKNRELQIMRVLDHPNVVRLKHSFFSSTEKDELYLNLVLEYVPETVHRVSKHHSRMNQHMPILYVQLYTYQICRALNYLHHVVGVCHRDIKPQNLLVYPHTHQVKICDFGSAKKLVPGEPNISYICSRYYRAPELIFGVTEYTTAIDMWSVGCVMAELLLGHPLFPGESGVDQLVEIIKILGTPTREEIKCMNPNYTEFKFPQIKAHPWHKLFHKQLPPEAVDLVSRLLQYSPKLRCTALEALAHPFFNDLRVPDLSLPNGRPLPSLFNFTAQELAGASTELRQRLVPEHART, encoded by the exons ATGAATGTTATGCGTCGTCTCAAGAGCATTGCTTCCGGTCGCTCTTCAATTTCTTCTGATCCT GGTGGGGATTCTAGCTCCAAGAGGGCAAAGGTTGATCAAGAATCAGGTAGGAGTCGCAGAGAATCAAATTTAGTTGAGAGTAGTACCTCCAGTCGAGAGCATAATATGGCTTCTACATCACAGGAAACAGTTGCAAGCACATCCAGGGTTCCTTCTGTTGCTAGACAACAAAATCTAGTTGTTGATCAGCTCCCTAATGAAATGCGTGAAATGAGAATTAGAGATGAGAAAACTGTCAGCCATGATGATAAG GATCCTGAGGCTACTGTTATTAATGGAAATGGAACAGAAACAGGTCAGATAATTTCAACTACTGTTGGTGGTCAAAATGGGCAACCAAAACAG ACAATGTCATATATGGCGGAGCGTGTGGTTGGTACAGGTTCATTTGGTGTTGTCTTTCAG GCTAAATGCTTGGAGACAGGTGAACCTGTTGCTATAAAGAAGGTTTTGCAGGATAAAAGATACAAGAATCGGGAACTCCAGATTATGCGTGTACTAGACCATCCTAATGTTGTCCGGCTGAAGCACTCTTTCTTTTCATCCACTGAAAAAGATGAGCTCTATCTTAACCTTGTTCTCGAGTATGTTCCAGAAACTGTACATCGAGTTTCAAAACACCATAGCAGAATGAATCAGCATATGCCCATTCTTTATGTGCAGCTGTATACATATCAG aTTTGCCGTGCTCTAAATTATTTACATCATGTGGTTGGCGTATGTCATCGTGATATTAAGCCACAAAATTTACTG GTATATCCCCACACTCACCAGGTCAAGATATGTGATTTCGGTAGTGCGAAGAAGCTG GTCCCAGGGGAACCCAACATATCATATATATGCTCACGATATTATAGGGCTCCAGAGCTTATATTCGGGGTGACGGAGTATACCACTGCTATTGATATGTGGTCCGTTGGTTGTGTGATGGCTGAGCTTCTGCTTGGACAT CCACTCTTTCCTGgtgaaagtggtgttgatcagCTAGTGGAAATTATTAAG ATATTGGGAACACCGACCAGAGAAGAAATTAAGTGCATGAATCCAAATTACACTGAGTTCAAGTTCCCTCAGATCAAAGCCCATCCGTGGCATAAG TTATTTCACAAGCAATTGCCCCCTGAGGCGGTGGATCTTGTGTCGAGGCTGCTTCAGTACTCACCGAAATTACGTTGCACTGCT TTGGAGGCATTAGCACACCCCTTCTTCAATGATTTGAGAGTCCCCGATTTGAGCTTGCCTAACGGGCGACCCCTACCTTCCCTATTCAATTTCACAGCTCAAG AACTGGCCGGTGCATCTACCGAACTACGCCAACGTCTTGTCCCTGAACATGCAAGGACATAA
- the LOC105790350 gene encoding probable pectin methyltransferase QUA3: MGHLNLPPSKRNPRQWKLLDIVSAFFFALVLLFFLLVFTPLGDSLAASGRQALLLSTSDPKQRHRLVELLELGHHHQPIEACPADSVDHMPCEDPRRNSQLSREMNFYRERHCPLPDETPLCLIPPPLGYKIPVQWPESLHKIWHSNMPHNKIADRKGHQGWMKEEGPYFIFPGGGTMFPDGAASYIEKLGQFIPITGGTLRTALDMGCGVASFGGSMLKEGILTLSFAPRDSHKAQIQFVLERGIPAFVLMLGTRRLPFPAFAFDLIHCSRCLIPFTAYNATYFVEVDRLLRPGGYLVISGPPVQWPKQDKEWTDLQAVARALCYELIAVDGNTAIWKKPDGDSCLPNQNEFGLELCDGSNDPSNAWYFKLKKCVTKTSSVNGEYAIGTIPKWPDRLTIAPSRALVMKNGIDLFEADTRRWARRVAYYKNTLNVKLGTPAIRNVMDMNAFFGGFAAALKSDPVWVMNVVPARKPLTLDVIYDRGLIGVYHDWCEPFSTYPRTYDLIHVAGIESLIKLPGSSKSRCNLVDLMVEIDRMLRPEGTVVIRDSPEVIEKVARIAHAVRWSATINDKEPESHGRENILVATKTFWQLTSSSS; this comes from the exons ATGGGTCACTTAAATCTACCACCATCCAAGCGAAATCCGCGCCAATGGAAACTTTTGGACATCGTCTCCGCCTTCTTCTTCGCCCTCGTACTCTTGTTTTTCTTGTTGGTCTTCACCCCTCTCGGCGATTCCTTGGCTGCCTCTGGTAGGCAAGCTTTGTTGCTTTCCACCTCCGATCCAAAGCAACGGCATCGTTTGGTGGAGCTGTTGGAGCTTGGCCATCATCACCAGCCTATCGAAGCTTGCCCTGCTGATTCCGTCGATCATATGCCGTGCGAGGATCCTAGGCGTAATAGTCAGCTCAGTAGGGAGATGAATTTCTAtagagaaaggcattgcccttTGCCTGATGAAACGCCTCTTTGCTTGATCCCTCCTCCTCTTGGCTACAAGATTCCCGTTCAGTGGCCTGAAAGCTTGCAcaag ATATGGCATTCCAACATGCCACACAACAAAATTGCTGATAGGAAAGGTCACCAAGGATGGATGAAAGAGGAAGGTCCTTACTTTATTTTCCCTGGTGGTGGAACAATGTTCCCTGATGGAGCTGCATCGTATATAGAGAAACTTGGACAATTCATTCCCATAACCGGTGGAACTCTTAGGACGGCCCTCGATATGGGCTGTGGG GTTGCTAGTTTTGGGGGTTCAATGTTAAAAGAAGGCATTTTGACACTCTCATTTGCTCCAAGGGATTCACACAAAGCACAAATACAATTTGTTTTGGAAAGAGGGATACCAGCCTTTGTTCTAATGCTTGGCACCCGCAGACTCCCATTTCCTGCATTTGCATTTGACTTAATTCACTGCTCTCGTTGCCTTATCCCTTTTACAGCTTATA ATGCAACATATTTCGTTGAAGTGGATCGGTTGCTTCGTCCGGGTGGATATTTGGTCATCTCCGGACCCCCTGTGCAGTGGCCTAAGCAAGACAAGGAGTGGACAGACCTCCAGGCTGTTGCAAGAGCATTGTGTTATGAGCTTATTGCTGTGGATGGAAACACAGCCATTTGGAAGAAGCCTGATGGAGATTCATGTCTACCAAACCAAAATGAATTTGGGCTTGAATTATGTGATGGATCAAATGACCCAAGTAATGCATG gtactttaaattaaaaaagtgtGTGACTAAAACATCTTCTGTAAATGGAGAATATGCTATTGGGACAATTCCCAAGTGGCCAGACAGGCTAACAATAGCTCCTTCAAGGGCCTTGGTCATGAAAAACGGGATTGACTTGTTTGAGGCAGACACGAGGCGGTGGGCAAGGAGAGTTGCCTATTATAAGAATACTTTGAACGTGAAGCTTGGTACTCCAGCAATACGCAATGTCATGGACATGAATGCATTCTTTGGAGGGTTTGCAGCAGCACTCAAATCTGATCCAGTATGGGTGATGAATGTTGTTCCTGCTCGGAAGCCATTAACTCTTGATGTTATATATGACAGGGGCCTTATCGGGGTATACCATGATTG GTGTGAGCCTTTCTCAACATACCCCCGTACTTATGATCTCATCCATGTAGCTGGCATTGAATCACTAATAAAACTCCCGGGTTCAAGCAAGAGCAG GTGTAATCTTGTGGATCTAATGGTGGAGATAGATCGAATGCTGCGTCCAGAAGGAACAGTCGTGATTAGAGACTCCCCTGAAGTAATAGAGAAAGTGGCTCGGATAGCTCATGCAGTAAGGTGGTCAGCAACCATAAACGACAAGGAACCCGAATCACATGGAAGGGAGAACATTTTGGTTGCAACCAAAACCTTCTGGCAGCTAACTTCATCGTCATCATGA